One genomic window of Halorhabdus sp. CBA1104 includes the following:
- a CDS encoding coiled-coil protein encodes MTDSIDQSKNVSVTDEELQNKSKGELIKLAGQLRDRRNDLNQMASERASERDDLNAKTREKVDEAQEHREKRDELNEQVQEHKESRNELNAKANELFDEVEQKKEDLELDEGKSVDQLEEEIEDLEFKQQTEVLSTEDERELIEKIEEKREQLADRKEKLDQTGDVDEIKAEAQEIRSEASQHHQKVTELADEAQEHHNQMIEAYREADEVRDEADEMHEKFVEAQEAADQHHEDFVRVQKRLRELDEKEEEEERSRREEEKEAAREEAEEIYQQFKDGETLETEDLMKLQKTGLL; translated from the coding sequence ATGACAGATTCGATAGACCAATCCAAGAACGTATCAGTAACAGACGAGGAACTCCAGAACAAGTCGAAAGGCGAGCTCATCAAGCTCGCTGGACAGCTACGGGATCGGCGGAACGATCTCAACCAGATGGCCTCCGAGCGGGCCTCCGAGCGTGACGACCTCAACGCAAAGACCCGCGAGAAAGTCGACGAGGCCCAGGAACATCGCGAGAAGCGCGACGAGCTCAACGAGCAGGTCCAAGAGCACAAGGAAAGCCGCAACGAGCTCAACGCCAAGGCAAACGAGCTGTTCGACGAAGTCGAGCAGAAAAAAGAGGACCTCGAGCTCGACGAGGGCAAAAGCGTCGACCAACTCGAAGAGGAAATCGAGGATCTCGAATTCAAACAGCAGACGGAAGTACTCAGTACCGAAGACGAGCGCGAGCTGATCGAGAAGATCGAGGAAAAGCGGGAGCAGCTCGCCGACCGGAAGGAAAAACTCGACCAGACTGGTGACGTCGATGAGATCAAAGCCGAGGCCCAGGAGATCCGCTCTGAGGCCAGCCAGCACCACCAGAAGGTGACCGAACTGGCTGATGAGGCCCAGGAACACCACAATCAGATGATCGAGGCCTATCGCGAGGCCGACGAGGTCCGCGACGAGGCCGACGAGATGCACGAGAAGTTCGTCGAGGCCCAGGAAGCTGCCGACCAGCACCACGAGGACTTCGTTCGTGTCCAAAAGCGCCTGCGCGAACTCGACGAGAAAGAGGAAGAAGAGGAACGGTCGCGCCGCGAAGAAGAGAAAGAAGCTGCCCGCGAAGAAGCCGAGGAGATCTACCAGCAGTTCAAGGACGGCGAAACCCTGGAGACCGAAGACCTGATGAAACTCCAGAAGACCGGCCTGCTGTAA
- the cysK gene encoding cysteine synthase A: MDVVDDITALIGETPLLRLDDGTGTTVLAKVESFNPYSIKDRIGRAMIEAAEEAGEVTDDTVIIEPTSGNTGIGLASVCAAKGYDLVLAMPASMSEERRQLLAGLGADLELTDADGGMNGAIERAEELAAEYDDTFIPQQFQNPANPGAHRETTGPELWADTDGELDAFVAGIGTGGTITGVAEYLTEDVEADVDIVGVEPADSAVLSGGEPGSHGIQGIGAGFVPEILRTDLLDEVVTVEREDSLAEARRLASAEGLAVGISAGAAAYAAKHVAEDYPDDAVVATVLPDTGERYLSTDLFEAT; this comes from the coding sequence ATGGACGTCGTAGACGATATCACTGCACTGATCGGCGAGACGCCGTTACTGAGACTCGACGACGGGACGGGAACGACGGTCCTCGCGAAGGTCGAATCGTTCAATCCGTATTCGATCAAAGATCGGATCGGTCGAGCGATGATCGAAGCCGCCGAGGAAGCCGGTGAGGTTACCGACGATACCGTTATCATCGAGCCCACCAGCGGCAATACCGGGATCGGGCTTGCCAGCGTCTGTGCGGCCAAGGGGTACGATCTCGTCCTCGCCATGCCTGCATCGATGAGCGAGGAGCGTCGGCAACTGCTGGCTGGTCTCGGAGCGGATCTCGAACTGACCGACGCCGACGGTGGCATGAACGGTGCTATCGAACGGGCCGAGGAACTCGCTGCGGAATACGACGACACCTTCATTCCCCAGCAGTTCCAGAACCCGGCCAATCCGGGCGCTCACCGCGAGACGACGGGACCGGAACTGTGGGCGGATACCGATGGCGAACTCGACGCCTTCGTGGCCGGAATCGGCACTGGTGGGACGATTACGGGCGTTGCCGAGTACCTCACCGAAGATGTCGAGGCCGACGTAGACATCGTCGGGGTCGAGCCCGCTGATTCGGCCGTCCTCTCCGGTGGCGAGCCGGGGAGTCACGGGATCCAGGGCATCGGGGCCGGATTCGTCCCCGAAATTCTCCGGACCGACCTTCTCGATGAAGTCGTGACTGTCGAACGCGAGGATTCGCTCGCCGAGGCACGCCGCCTCGCCAGTGCGGAAGGGCTTGCCGTCGGTATCTCCGCCGGGGCCGCTGCCTACGCAGCGAAACACGTCGCCGAGGACTATCCCGACGACGCAGTCGTCGCGACGGTCCTCCCGGACACCGGCGAGCGGTATCTCTCGACTGACCTCTTCGAAGCCACCTGA
- a CDS encoding sugar phosphate nucleotidyltransferase, which yields MKAVVLAGGYATRLWPVTRNRPKMLLPIGETTVIDRILDELESDDRIDDVFVSTNERFADDFLDHIADTDLQKPTLSVEQTVEEDEKFGVIGALAQLVEREGLEGEDLLVVAGDNLISFDLSDFLDTFEQREQPTLAAYDVGSRERAKSYGLINVEDDRVVDFQEKPDDPDSTLVSIACYAFPAEDVRFEEYLEGGNNPDEPGWFIEWLVDRGEVYSFAFDGAWFDIGTPESYLEAIRWTLEGDSVIADSATVVDSTIGDNVHVLPGATVEDSTVSESIIFSDATVKDCEIHDTIIDRGTHVEHLDLAGALIGAHTQITNGA from the coding sequence ATGAAAGCCGTCGTACTCGCCGGTGGGTATGCGACGCGATTGTGGCCGGTGACCCGAAATCGACCAAAAATGTTGCTCCCGATCGGGGAGACGACCGTCATCGACCGGATTCTCGACGAACTGGAGTCCGACGACCGGATCGACGACGTGTTCGTCAGTACCAACGAGCGCTTTGCGGACGATTTCCTCGACCACATCGCGGACACAGACCTCCAGAAACCGACGTTGTCGGTCGAACAAACAGTCGAAGAGGACGAAAAATTCGGTGTGATCGGCGCGCTCGCCCAGTTGGTCGAGCGGGAAGGCCTAGAGGGCGAAGATCTCCTGGTTGTCGCCGGAGACAACCTGATCAGCTTCGATCTGAGTGACTTCCTCGATACGTTCGAGCAGCGCGAACAGCCAACGCTTGCAGCCTACGACGTTGGCTCCCGGGAGCGAGCCAAATCCTACGGACTGATCAACGTCGAAGACGACCGCGTCGTCGACTTCCAGGAAAAGCCGGACGACCCCGACAGTACGCTCGTCTCGATCGCGTGTTATGCCTTCCCCGCAGAAGACGTCAGGTTCGAGGAGTACCTCGAAGGAGGCAACAATCCGGACGAGCCCGGCTGGTTCATCGAGTGGCTGGTCGACCGTGGTGAGGTCTACTCGTTTGCGTTCGATGGGGCCTGGTTCGACATCGGCACGCCCGAAAGCTATCTCGAAGCGATCCGCTGGACGCTGGAAGGTGACAGCGTCATCGCCGACAGCGCGACAGTCGTCGACTCGACGATCGGTGACAACGTCCACGTCCTTCCCGGCGCGACCGTCGAAGATTCGACGGTCTCGGAGTCGATCATCTTCTCTGATGCCACTGTCAAAGACTGTGAGATCCACGACACGATCATCGATCGGGGGACCCACGTCGAGCACCTCGATCTGGCTGGCGCGCTCATCGGTGCTCACACCCAGATCACCAACGGCGCCTGA
- a CDS encoding diphthine--ammonia ligase, translating to MTDGAWLSLFSGGKDSSWALYQALQQDLPVERLVTVHPQGDSYMYHVPATELATLAADSVGIPLVDVHPDAFEAEDATDATAQGDAELEPLEAAVRELDAELSGGVGGVVAGAVESEFQTSRIEGLCERLDADLFAPLWKREPETLARDMLDAGFEIRIIQVAAAGLDDSWLGRQLDAAALDELLARNDEYGVHVLGEGGEFETLVTDGPHMDRPIELDAETVWDGTRGHLRIDDAWLA from the coding sequence ATGACTGACGGCGCGTGGCTTAGCCTCTTTTCCGGCGGCAAAGACTCTTCGTGGGCACTCTATCAGGCCCTACAGCAGGATCTACCCGTCGAGCGACTCGTAACGGTCCACCCGCAGGGCGACTCTTACATGTATCACGTTCCAGCGACGGAGCTGGCTACGCTGGCTGCGGACAGCGTCGGCATTCCGCTCGTCGATGTCCACCCGGACGCTTTCGAAGCCGAGGATGCCACCGACGCCACAGCGCAAGGCGATGCCGAACTCGAACCACTGGAAGCGGCCGTCCGTGAACTCGACGCCGAACTCTCGGGTGGCGTGGGCGGAGTCGTCGCCGGGGCGGTCGAAAGCGAGTTCCAGACCTCCCGTATCGAAGGCCTGTGTGAGCGACTCGATGCCGATCTCTTTGCTCCTCTCTGGAAGCGCGAGCCCGAGACGCTCGCCAGGGATATGCTCGACGCTGGCTTCGAAATCCGCATCATTCAGGTCGCCGCCGCCGGCCTGGACGACTCGTGGCTCGGTCGACAACTCGATGCGGCTGCACTCGATGAGTTGCTCGCACGCAACGACGAGTACGGCGTCCACGTCCTGGGCGAAGGCGGCGAGTTCGAAACGCTGGTGACCGATGGGCCACACATGGATCGGCCGATCGAACTCGACGCCGAGACTGTCTGGGACGGGACCCGGGGACACCTTCGGATCGACGACGCCTGGTTAGCCTAG
- a CDS encoding CopD family protein, whose translation MALTDALVAGLHVTFAGLWTGSVLFVTFAVVPTALDGRIDSQPLSAITDRFKLITRASVLVTLLTGAHQATTGYTVDSLLSSPRGHLVVTMVVLWLVLAGLSEVGAAKLTNGTQQRKVRTPATQARPFFLAASLVAILLLLDAGALGAPW comes from the coding sequence ATGGCACTGACAGACGCGCTGGTCGCCGGATTACACGTCACGTTCGCTGGACTGTGGACGGGGAGCGTGCTGTTCGTCACGTTCGCCGTCGTGCCAACCGCACTGGACGGTCGAATCGATAGCCAACCACTCTCGGCGATCACCGATCGGTTCAAACTGATTACGCGAGCGAGCGTGCTCGTGACGTTGCTGACTGGTGCCCACCAGGCCACAACGGGCTACACTGTCGACAGTCTGCTGTCCTCGCCTCGCGGGCACCTGGTCGTGACAATGGTCGTGCTCTGGCTGGTACTCGCTGGCCTCTCTGAGGTCGGTGCAGCAAAGTTGACCAACGGAACCCAACAACGGAAAGTCCGGACGCCGGCCACACAGGCACGCCCGTTCTTCCTCGCCGCCTCGCTCGTCGCTATCCTCCTCTTGCTCGATGCCGGCGCACTGGGCGCGCCGTGGTGA
- a CDS encoding DUF373 family protein has product MSTLVVCLDRGGDLATATEPPVVGYEAVESLVTEFGVEDPEDSRVNCLLEGLRVVQRLEDDGEEATVAVVSAGPDAVGLDRTVARQTDELLETYDPDSAIVVTDSAEDQRLVPIIESRVTVDAVDRVVVRQARDIESTYYLLKQFLADEELRETVLVPVGAALLALPILLVVLNSVTMTVGAIAAAVGLLLLYKGLGIDEYVANVPRQVHNALYSGQVSLVTYVVAAGLGLIGIFVGVLGVSATASDAEVILAMRFGFDSVPWLTAAALAASTGRLLDELIRHEGVRSAYLNLPFGVVAVGLVVRGVTGYFLERAAVFASVTISSFDLGPIVVEGFTLSPSARLAMFLLAGIFVSLVGVRFAAYVSGAGVEEELANEGQP; this is encoded by the coding sequence GTGAGCACCCTGGTGGTGTGTCTGGACCGCGGTGGGGACCTCGCGACAGCCACCGAACCGCCCGTCGTCGGGTACGAAGCTGTCGAATCGTTAGTCACTGAGTTCGGTGTCGAGGACCCGGAAGACAGTCGAGTGAACTGTCTGCTCGAAGGGCTCCGGGTTGTCCAACGACTAGAAGACGACGGCGAGGAGGCGACCGTCGCGGTCGTCTCCGCCGGCCCCGACGCCGTGGGCCTGGATCGGACGGTCGCTCGACAGACGGACGAACTGCTGGAGACGTACGATCCAGACTCGGCGATCGTCGTGACCGACAGTGCCGAAGATCAGCGACTGGTCCCGATCATCGAAAGCCGAGTGACCGTCGATGCCGTCGATCGGGTTGTCGTCCGACAGGCACGGGACATCGAATCGACGTATTACCTGCTCAAGCAGTTTCTGGCCGACGAAGAGCTCCGCGAGACGGTTCTCGTGCCGGTCGGTGCTGCACTGTTGGCGTTGCCAATCTTGCTGGTCGTTCTCAACAGCGTCACGATGACTGTCGGAGCGATCGCGGCGGCGGTCGGCCTGCTGTTGCTGTATAAGGGGCTTGGCATCGACGAGTACGTCGCCAACGTCCCGCGTCAGGTACACAACGCCCTGTATTCGGGACAGGTATCGTTAGTGACCTACGTCGTCGCGGCGGGGCTGGGGCTGATCGGGATATTCGTCGGTGTGCTTGGCGTGTCGGCCACCGCTTCGGACGCCGAAGTGATCTTGGCGATGCGGTTCGGATTCGACAGTGTCCCGTGGCTGACAGCCGCAGCGCTGGCAGCCAGTACTGGTCGGTTGCTCGATGAACTGATCCGCCACGAAGGCGTCCGGAGTGCGTACCTGAACCTCCCCTTTGGCGTCGTCGCTGTCGGCCTCGTCGTCAGGGGTGTGACCGGGTACTTCCTCGAGCGAGCAGCCGTCTTTGCCTCAGTGACGATCTCGTCGTTCGACCTCGGGCCGATAGTCGTCGAGGGATTCACCCTCTCACCGAGCGCTCGCCTCGCGATGTTCCTGCTAGCCGGGATCTTCGTCAGCCTCGTCGGCGTCCGGTTTGCAGCCTACGTCAGCGGTGCAGGCGTTGAAGAGGAACTCGCCAACGAGGGCCAGCCCTGA
- a CDS encoding DUF371 domain-containing protein: MDEIVHAHGHEHVTATHQSTLEFTSDDYLTPAGDCILGIEADRVPTDFDPEFVAACRDPEATITATIETDEYRHVIEGSGHPDLHFENERSMVIRTSDYVDDRTVMVGADGAATDVDRDLIDALAEGASVTLTLSVE; the protein is encoded by the coding sequence ATGGACGAAATCGTTCACGCACACGGGCACGAACACGTCACGGCGACCCATCAGAGTACCCTAGAGTTCACCAGCGACGACTACTTGACGCCTGCAGGAGACTGTATTCTCGGTATCGAGGCCGATCGTGTCCCTACCGATTTCGACCCGGAATTCGTCGCGGCCTGCCGGGACCCTGAAGCGACGATCACGGCAACGATCGAAACGGACGAGTACCGGCACGTCATCGAGGGGAGCGGACACCCGGACCTCCACTTCGAGAACGAGCGAAGCATGGTGATCCGCACCAGCGACTACGTCGACGACCGGACAGTCATGGTCGGGGCCGACGGCGCTGCTACCGACGTCGATCGTGACCTGATCGACGCACTGGCGGAAGGCGCGTCAGTAACGCTAACACTCAGTGTCGAATGA
- the nth gene encoding endonuclease III, whose translation MSKDPEPDRNISGGAAGGGAEVSCSGERTDTRGAAVVDRLGDRYWEKTYGGRDAFECLVRTILSQNTSDAASQPAHDALLERYGDSEAPRLTEASNAQRSESRDDGTDLVAALADADQASLAETISGAGLHNQKSARIIDIAQRIRSEYGGEAAFDAFLRGEPAESVRETLLDMTGVGPKTADCVLLFAGGRDGVFPVDTHVHRIYRRLGIAPAGADHERVREILERDVPDQHCGFGHTASIQFGREYCSARKPACLDGPEACPLYDLCDRVGVDPAASEVVDPAEANQ comes from the coding sequence ATGAGTAAGGACCCGGAACCGGATCGAAACATCAGCGGGGGCGCCGCTGGCGGCGGCGCGGAAGTATCGTGTAGCGGCGAACGTACGGATACCCGTGGGGCAGCGGTCGTCGATCGGCTCGGGGACCGCTACTGGGAGAAGACCTACGGCGGGCGGGATGCCTTCGAGTGTCTCGTTCGGACGATCCTGAGTCAGAACACCAGTGACGCGGCGAGCCAGCCCGCCCACGACGCCCTGCTGGAACGATACGGTGACAGCGAGGCGCCACGCCTCACAGAAGCATCGAACGCCCAACGGAGTGAGTCCCGAGACGACGGGACCGATCTGGTAGCGGCACTCGCCGACGCCGACCAGGCGTCTCTCGCAGAGACGATCTCCGGGGCCGGACTCCACAATCAGAAATCGGCTCGGATCATCGATATCGCCCAGCGGATCCGGTCGGAATATGGTGGGGAGGCCGCGTTCGACGCGTTCCTCAGAGGCGAGCCGGCCGAATCAGTCAGAGAGACGCTACTCGATATGACCGGCGTCGGGCCGAAAACCGCTGATTGCGTGTTGCTGTTTGCGGGCGGCCGGGATGGGGTCTTTCCCGTCGATACACACGTCCACCGGATCTATCGCCGCCTGGGGATCGCCCCAGCTGGGGCCGACCACGAACGGGTCCGTGAAATCCTCGAACGTGACGTGCCCGACCAGCACTGTGGGTTCGGCCATACGGCGAGCATCCAGTTCGGTCGCGAGTACTGCTCGGCGCGCAAGCCTGCCTGTCTCGACGGGCCCGAAGCCTGCCCGCTGTACGACCTGTGTGATAGGGTCGGAGTCGATCCAGCTGCGAGCGAGGTCGTCGACCCAGCCGAGGCCAACCAGTAA
- a CDS encoding helix-turn-helix domain-containing protein translates to MPGMRAEVEVLSPETCPVAEFSERAEGPLTSVSRAGQDGDAITEEFTASGETALADDRLSQLFEYRSASVYRFRHEPLDCVCEFVEESSHPISEIRAQDGSLVLSLHLTAIQDLRDLVTDLRERYGSVRIRYLLQVESDEEGSADVVPINRNRLTDRQQEVLETAYRMGYFSYPREANATDVADELGIDSSTFTEHLAAAQSKLMDELVAEL, encoded by the coding sequence ATGCCGGGAATGCGCGCCGAAGTCGAAGTTCTCTCACCGGAGACCTGTCCGGTCGCCGAGTTTTCCGAGCGAGCGGAGGGACCACTTACATCGGTCTCACGGGCGGGCCAGGACGGGGACGCGATTACCGAAGAATTCACTGCGAGCGGTGAGACGGCACTGGCTGACGATCGGCTCTCGCAACTGTTCGAGTATCGGTCGGCCAGTGTCTATCGGTTCCGCCACGAACCGCTCGATTGTGTCTGTGAATTCGTCGAAGAGAGCAGCCATCCGATTTCCGAGATCCGCGCCCAGGATGGCTCGCTCGTGCTCTCGTTGCATCTTACGGCGATCCAAGACCTGCGAGACCTCGTTACAGACCTTCGTGAGCGGTACGGCTCAGTACGAATCCGCTACCTCCTGCAAGTCGAGAGCGACGAGGAGGGGAGTGCTGATGTCGTTCCGATCAACCGCAACCGGCTGACCGACCGCCAGCAAGAGGTCCTCGAAACGGCCTATCGGATGGGCTATTTCTCGTACCCACGCGAGGCAAACGCGACGGACGTTGCCGACGAACTGGGCATCGACTCTTCGACGTTCACCGAACACCTCGCAGCTGCCCAGTCGAAGTTGATGGACGAATTAGTCGCCGAACTGTGA
- a CDS encoding hydrolase, translated as MPAAFAVNSMLREWRAGTVEPGGEKPEADDWPAVDVPGKPSEFAGADAVAYQTTFPDPRGDEGEHALLVLEGVYAHARVWLNDAFLGEHDAYFEPCRLRLDADLQAENELIVECRRPDDRFGGSYESDRVPDAESVPGIWWNADIETYGDSRILDLSARPRVDEEGARFEVRTTVLAETALEDSVTFSVKPEGSRRGRGMMQRTGVTAAPGERTTVEHTIEIRDPALWWPHELGDQSRYVLRAKLDDERTVTTGLCSVEYDEEAGLKVNGVPVSARGINLLAADPADVQRAVDLNATVVRAQAHVPSPAVYEAADDAGVLVWQDLPLTGPGPFDVERGRDLARGLVAANDHHPSLAALGVHDDPVSLAEDGLGSGIVDRLRLRWRLWRAEYDREAADAVASAVPDWLVTIPVIGQPGIDADATALFPGWEYGTAADIDRLLDRYPAIGDVVADYGAGSLGSAESAKDVPGFDHERHDQRVDGDRDASHTYQRDVLKTVTESLRLHDADLLIASGLRDLAGAGMGVITDEGEPKAGYDTLETAFEPVQAIVDAPTAGTETELVVRNDLPEDVSGRVAWETGDVSGEEEFAVEGNEMTVVESITVPADAARIETSLATPERSVSNTYHL; from the coding sequence ATGCCCGCGGCGTTCGCGGTCAATAGTATGTTGCGAGAGTGGCGTGCTGGGACGGTCGAGCCGGGCGGCGAGAAGCCCGAGGCGGACGACTGGCCCGCCGTCGATGTTCCGGGGAAGCCTAGCGAATTCGCCGGCGCCGACGCAGTAGCCTACCAGACGACGTTTCCAGATCCCCGTGGAGACGAGGGAGAGCACGCACTGTTGGTGCTCGAAGGCGTCTACGCACACGCCCGAGTATGGCTCAACGACGCGTTTCTGGGCGAACACGACGCCTACTTCGAACCCTGTCGGCTCCGGCTCGATGCGGACCTCCAGGCTGAAAACGAACTGATCGTCGAGTGTCGGCGACCGGACGACCGGTTTGGCGGGAGCTACGAGAGCGACCGTGTTCCGGATGCCGAGTCCGTCCCTGGCATCTGGTGGAACGCAGACATCGAGACCTACGGCGACAGCCGAATTCTGGACCTCTCGGCGCGCCCGCGAGTCGACGAAGAGGGCGCTCGCTTCGAAGTCCGGACGACGGTCCTGGCCGAAACGGCACTCGAAGACAGCGTGACGTTCTCGGTCAAGCCGGAAGGCAGTCGCCGGGGGCGCGGGATGATGCAACGGACTGGAGTCACGGCTGCACCCGGCGAGCGAACGACCGTCGAACACACGATCGAGATTCGCGATCCGGCCCTGTGGTGGCCCCACGAATTGGGCGACCAGTCTCGGTACGTTCTCCGGGCGAAACTCGACGACGAGCGCACAGTCACGACGGGACTCTGTTCGGTGGAGTACGACGAGGAGGCCGGCCTGAAAGTCAACGGCGTGCCGGTGAGTGCCCGCGGAATCAACCTGCTGGCTGCCGATCCCGCAGACGTACAGCGAGCGGTCGACCTCAATGCCACAGTCGTTCGCGCCCAGGCACACGTCCCCAGCCCAGCAGTCTACGAAGCAGCCGACGACGCCGGCGTGCTGGTCTGGCAGGACCTGCCCTTGACCGGGCCAGGGCCGTTCGACGTCGAACGAGGCCGAGATCTGGCGAGAGGACTCGTTGCTGCAAACGACCACCATCCGAGTCTGGCCGCCCTCGGCGTCCACGACGATCCCGTCTCGCTGGCCGAGGATGGCCTCGGGTCGGGGATCGTCGATCGACTGCGGCTTCGCTGGCGGCTGTGGCGTGCCGAATACGACCGCGAGGCGGCAGATGCCGTCGCCAGCGCAGTCCCTGACTGGCTGGTGACGATCCCCGTGATCGGCCAGCCGGGGATCGACGCAGACGCGACGGCTCTGTTCCCCGGTTGGGAATACGGCACAGCGGCGGACATCGACCGGTTGCTGGATCGGTATCCGGCGATCGGTGACGTCGTTGCCGATTACGGGGCCGGCTCGCTCGGTAGTGCGGAGTCTGCCAAAGACGTCCCTGGATTCGACCACGAGCGCCACGATCAGCGGGTGGACGGTGATCGAGACGCTTCCCACACATACCAACGGGACGTGCTCAAGACCGTCACCGAATCGCTCCGCCTCCACGATGCAGACTTGTTGATCGCTAGCGGATTGCGGGATCTCGCTGGTGCCGGGATGGGCGTCATCACTGACGAGGGAGAACCAAAAGCTGGATACGATACCCTCGAAACGGCATTCGAGCCGGTGCAAGCGATCGTGGACGCGCCGACGGCAGGCACCGAGACAGAGCTAGTCGTTCGTAACGACCTCCCCGAAGATGTCTCGGGCCGGGTAGCCTGGGAGACAGGCGACGTTAGCGGTGAGGAAGAATTTGCCGTCGAAGGAAACGAGATGACGGTCGTCGAATCGATCACGGTTCCGGCGGACGCAGCCCGTATCGAAACCTCTCTGGCTACCCCTGAGCGATCCGTGTCGAACACGTACCACTTATAA
- a CDS encoding DUF1508 domain-containing protein: MATDLSSNELLVTWYRERIGDPATEDEVMGYWIFVLGALLGVLGILLLIPSEPASSIRGWAIVIAALGLSLLLAGSIVRLPLREYSSLLVLAGVLVTVGGIIWFLVAYPDNWRPRSSPIIVVYALGLLLMTFGGVFAPLLTTRAEEDVSKLQDQLDDTIADESDLASVIDDLRGHIADAEADEEDLARELETLRAELSATLADEADLAAQLRTLRESQARFELYEDAGGEWRWRLRHRNGNITATSGEGYTQKHNAQNGLASIRRDALGATVTLIEEEAQLPAEDDPFEPPEDRESQATFEAYEDNASEYRWRLRHDNGHILADGGEGYDSRANLARAIDSVREYVGPAQYLRFDPTAFEIYQDNAGEYRWRLVHRNGNILADGGEGYSRYHDARRAVDRIQEDLDSLDFEIYEDNAAEYRWRLSSTNDRIVADSGEGYTERSEAADAVERVENYAPDADVLDVTPAAFEVYEDAGGEWRWRLRHRNGNIIADSGEGYADRSGAWNAIDGVKRNAPAAPTEDI, encoded by the coding sequence ATGGCAACTGATTTATCGAGCAACGAGCTGCTCGTCACGTGGTATCGCGAGCGGATCGGTGACCCAGCCACCGAAGACGAAGTGATGGGCTATTGGATATTCGTTCTCGGGGCATTGCTCGGCGTTCTCGGCATCCTGCTGTTGATCCCGAGCGAACCAGCCAGCTCGATCCGGGGTTGGGCAATCGTCATCGCCGCACTGGGGCTGTCACTGTTGCTCGCCGGATCGATCGTCCGGCTGCCGCTGCGAGAGTACAGCTCCCTGCTGGTGCTTGCCGGTGTTTTGGTGACTGTTGGGGGAATTATCTGGTTTCTCGTCGCGTATCCGGACAACTGGCGACCACGGTCCAGTCCGATCATTGTCGTCTATGCACTGGGCTTGCTCTTGATGACGTTCGGTGGCGTCTTCGCGCCGTTGCTCACCACTCGCGCGGAGGAAGATGTCTCGAAACTCCAGGATCAACTCGACGACACGATTGCCGACGAGTCCGATCTGGCATCAGTCATCGACGACTTGCGTGGTCACATTGCGGATGCCGAAGCTGACGAGGAAGACCTCGCTCGCGAACTGGAGACACTCCGGGCCGAGCTTTCGGCCACCTTAGCCGACGAGGCGGACCTGGCTGCACAACTCCGAACGCTTCGTGAGAGTCAGGCCCGGTTCGAACTCTACGAGGACGCCGGCGGTGAGTGGCGCTGGCGGCTTCGCCACCGTAACGGCAACATTACCGCAACCTCGGGCGAGGGGTACACACAAAAGCATAACGCCCAGAATGGTCTCGCCAGTATCCGTCGGGACGCACTCGGAGCGACTGTCACGCTCATCGAAGAGGAAGCACAACTCCCGGCCGAAGACGACCCCTTCGAGCCGCCCGAAGACCGCGAAAGTCAGGCCACTTTCGAGGCATACGAGGACAACGCCTCCGAATATCGCTGGCGGCTTCGACACGACAACGGACACATCCTCGCCGACGGCGGTGAGGGGTATGACTCACGGGCAAACCTTGCCCGGGCAATCGACAGCGTTAGGGAGTACGTCGGGCCGGCCCAGTATCTCCGGTTCGATCCGACTGCCTTCGAGATCTACCAGGACAACGCCGGCGAATATCGCTGGCGACTGGTTCATCGCAACGGCAACATCCTCGCCGACGGTGGCGAGGGCTACTCGCGATACCACGACGCCCGCCGTGCGGTCGATCGCATCCAGGAAGATCTCGACAGCCTCGACTTCGAGATTTACGAGGACAACGCCGCCGAGTATCGCTGGCGACTCTCATCGACAAACGACCGGATCGTCGCCGACAGCGGCGAGGGCTACACCGAGCGCAGTGAGGCCGCGGATGCCGTCGAGCGCGTCGAGAACTACGCGCCGGATGCGGACGTCCTCGACGTGACGCCCGCCGCGTTCGAAGTCTACGAGGATGCGGGCGGTGAGTGGCGCTGGCGGCTTCGCCACCGTAACGGGAACATCATCGCCGACAGTGGCGAAGGATATGCCGACCGCTCGGGAGCCTGGAACGCTATCGACGGGGTCAAACGCAACGCACCGGCGGCCCCGACAGAAGACATCTGA